From the genome of Chlamydiota bacterium:
TTAAGTAGAATTTATAGGTTTCTGTATCCTTTTTACAAAAGGCCTGACTCAAAGAAGGAAGCAGTGCAGAGGCAATCGAAATCGCAAAAAGGGAAAGAGGAAGCTGATAGAGTTTAATCGAATACCAAAGATAGGCGGGGCCCCTTGGATCTGCAATTTTGGCTAAAATGGCATCCACAACGGCGTTGACTTGTAAAGAACCGACTCCCACAATCGCTATGCTCAGTGATTTAAAGACTTTTTTGATGTCTTTAAAATGCACGCCCCACTCATGTAAAAGACCTTGTTTTATATCAAGCTTACAGATGCGATACACAGGAATAAACGTAAAAAGCCATTGCAAAAAAAAGCCAAAAAGCACTGCAAAGGAAAGGACATAGACGGCAAAAACACGTGAGTGACTAAAGGTGAGCACCATCGCTCCAATCCACACAAAATTTAAAAAAATATTAGAAACAGCGGGCAAGAAAAAACGCGATTCGCTTTGGAGCAATCCTTGGTTCAGAGCAAAAAGTGTAATCAGCCCAATACATGGAATCAAAATACAACTTAATTGAAAAATAAAAGTCCATTCTGAACTAATATTTAAATAGATCAGCAATCTAAGGGTTCCTTCTGACAACAAGATAAATACACTTAAAATACCAAGAGTACTAATGATCAAATCTCTAAAAAAATATTTTCCTCTATCTTGCGTTTTGAGTTTTGCCGACTCGTAATAGGGAATAAAAGAAACTCCAAGTCCACTTTCTGCAAAAAAACGCCGGAAAAAATGCGAAATTCTATACGCCACTGTAAATGATGCAATGAGGGCATCAGCGCCAAAAAAAAAGGCCATTGTCATCTCGCGCAATACCCCACTCAATTTGGAGATGAGCGTTCCTGACATAAACCGATTTGCGGATCTAAATAATGTTTTAGTTGAATGCATTTCTTGAAAGGATCATAGATATTTTGTATAATTTCTGTCATCAATGAAAAGAGGAAAAATGGATAAAAAAAAGATTTTGGTAGGAGCTCATACATCGATTGCAGGAGGGGTGGAAAATGCCCTTTATCGAGGACAAGAGATTGGAGCGACAACGGTGCAGATTTTTACAGCCAATCAAAGGCAATGGAATGCAAGACCCCTAAAACACGAAAATATCAAGGCATGGTTTGAAGCAAAGCAAAAAACGCAAATTGATATTGTCACTAGCCATGGAAGTTATCTAGTCAACTTAGGATCGCCAAAAAAAGATGTGCATGAAAAAAGCCTAGAGGTGTTTAAAGAAGAAATTCAACGCTGCCAGGCTCTTGAAATTAACTTTTTAAATTTTCATCCAGGAGCCGCTTTGCATGAAAGCGAAGAGGCTTGCTTAGATCACATCATTCATTCTCTTTTGAAAATGGAACCCTATTTGCAAAAAGGTTCTTTACGTTTACTTCTAGAAACCACAGCTGGACAAGGAAGCCAAGTAGGCTATAGATTTGAACATTTAAAATATATTTTAGATCAGACTGAACGCCACATTCCCATAGGTGTTTGCATCGATACCTGCCATATTTTTGCAGCAGGATATGATTTAAGTACAAAAGATGCTACACTCAACACACTTAAGACATTTGACAAAGTGATCGGGCTTGATAATCTCTATGCCTTTCACTTCAATGATTCAAAATTTAAATGTGGAGAAAAAAAGGATCGGCATATGCACCTAGGAGAAGGATTCATTGGTTTAGATGGTTTTAAAACATTGATGACACACCCTAAAACATGTAATGTGCCTAAATATTTAGAAACTCCCCTAGGCCCTAGCCGTTGGGAGAGTGAAATTGAACTTTTAAAATCTTTTACCCAAAATACATATGCGCGTTAAAATTACTGATATAAAAAACATCAACCAAAGCGTCCTTGTCCAAGGATGGATCAAAAGTGTGCGGGCACAAAAAAACTTTGCTTTTGTAGAACTCAATGATGGGTCGCAACTGAAAAACCTACAAATCGTCATCGATGCCACACTTCCAAACTATGAAGATCTCATCTTGAGTTTAAGCGTAGGAGCTGCCATTGAAGCCCAAGGAATGCTCGTGGAAAATCCCAATAAAAAAGGGATTGAAATGCAAGCTACTAGCATCACCATTCTAGGAACCTGTCCAAAAGACACATATCCTTTGCAAAAAAAACGTCACAGCTTTGAATTTTTAAGAGAAATCGCCCACCTAAGACCCAGGTCTAATACTTTTGGAGCTGTTTTTCGCATAAGAAACGCTCTTTCTTTTGCTACACACGAATTTTTTCAAAAAAGAGGATTTTTATATATCAACACTCCGATCATCACTGCATCTGATGCCGAAGGAACTGGAGAGATATTTTCTGTCAGTACAAAAGATGATAAACCCTTCTTTGGAAAACCCACCTTCCTAACCGTTTCAGGACAACTCAATGCAGAAGCTTTTGCTTGCGCTTTGAGTGATGTCTATACTTTTGGCCCGACGTTTAGAGCCGAATACTCAACTACAACACGCCACGTTGCTGAATTTTGGATGATTGAACCTGAAATGGCTTTTGCTGACCTTGAAGTCAACCAAAATGTGGCCGAAAAGTATCTCCATGCAATGATCGAAACAATCCTAAACACATGCCAAGAGGACTTAGAATTTTTGGATCGCTTTGTAGAAAATGGTCTTATCCACAGACTAGAAGAAGCACAAAAGCCCTTCGAGCGCATCACCTACACAAAAGCCATCGAACTTCTAAATAAAAGTGGACAAAACTTTGAGTTTCCCACAACTTGGGGATGCGATTTGCAAACAGAACATGAAAAATATCTATGTGAACTCTTCAAGCGCCCTGTCATCGTGACTGATTATCCCAAAGAAATCAAAGCTTTCTATATGCGCGAAAATGATGATGGTAAAACAGTTGGAGCAATGGACATTTTGGTTCCTAAAATAGGAGAACTTGTTGGAGGTAGCCAAAGAGAAGAAAGATTAGATATTTTAACACAAAAAATTCAAGCTTTAAATCTTGATCTCGAAGAATAC
Proteins encoded in this window:
- the murJ gene encoding putative lipid II flippase MurJ, producing the protein MSGTLISKLSGVLREMTMAFFFGADALIASFTVAYRISHFFRRFFAESGLGVSFIPYYESAKLKTQDRGKYFFRDLIISTLGILSVFILLSEGTLRLLIYLNISSEWTFIFQLSCILIPCIGLITLFALNQGLLQSESRFFLPAVSNIFLNFVWIGAMVLTFSHSRVFAVYVLSFAVLFGFFLQWLFTFIPVYRICKLDIKQGLLHEWGVHFKDIKKVFKSLSIAIVGVGSLQVNAVVDAILAKIADPRGPAYLWYSIKLYQLPLSLFAISIASALLPSLSQAFCKKDTETYKFYLKEAIKKSLYLIIPCTFCFFPLGFFGIELIYGRGKFDLVTSYQVTHCLYAYGLGLPFASLNVILTNAFYAKKEYKTPSVFALLSVLLNLILNALFVFYFKLGAISIAFSTSLSSLFLMVFLCLKTQEKLFDVRIIIKTLITSCLSMILTYRMLFIANYFLQRTLLLQIAKFAFFGMVFFGLYLIFDKLFDKLSNHFGRVSE
- the nfo gene encoding Endonuclease 4, with translation MDKKKILVGAHTSIAGGVENALYRGQEIGATTVQIFTANQRQWNARPLKHENIKAWFEAKQKTQIDIVTSHGSYLVNLGSPKKDVHEKSLEVFKEEIQRCQALEINFLNFHPGAALHESEEACLDHIIHSLLKMEPYLQKGSLRLLLETTAGQGSQVGYRFEHLKYILDQTERHIPIGVCIDTCHIFAAGYDLSTKDATLNTLKTFDKVIGLDNLYAFHFNDSKFKCGEKKDRHMHLGEGFIGLDGFKTLMTHPKTCNVPKYLETPLGPSRWESEIELLKSFTQNTYAR
- the asnS gene encoding Asparagine--tRNA ligase; translation: MRVKITDIKNINQSVLVQGWIKSVRAQKNFAFVELNDGSQLKNLQIVIDATLPNYEDLILSLSVGAAIEAQGMLVENPNKKGIEMQATSITILGTCPKDTYPLQKKRHSFEFLREIAHLRPRSNTFGAVFRIRNALSFATHEFFQKRGFLYINTPIITASDAEGTGEIFSVSTKDDKPFFGKPTFLTVSGQLNAEAFACALSDVYTFGPTFRAEYSTTTRHVAEFWMIEPEMAFADLEVNQNVAEKYLHAMIETILNTCQEDLEFLDRFVENGLIHRLEEAQKPFERITYTKAIELLNKSGQNFEFPTTWGCDLQTEHEKYLCELFKRPVIVTDYPKEIKAFYMRENDDGKTVGAMDILVPKIGELVGGSQREERLDILTQKIQALNLDLEEYQWYLDLRRFGSCEHSGFGVGFGRLVQFITGMENIRDTIPFPRYPNHATF